The Juglans microcarpa x Juglans regia isolate MS1-56 chromosome 8D, Jm3101_v1.0, whole genome shotgun sequence genomic sequence ggaGAGTATTAAACTAAACAGATTCTTCTTTGATGTATTGGTCTTTTCAATCCCCTTTTATATGACCATTTTCAGGAAAGATGTAGAGATCAAAGGCTTTGTAGTTTCTCAAAGGGattaagaaagaagaaaattgtttGGTTACCTCATTTACTCCCTATATCAGTTCAGTTGTCATACAAGACTAAAGTAAGTTAAATTAGCACTACAATGACTGCAACACGTTGGGTTGTGATCTCCAAGTGAATTTTTGGCATGTGTGTGATTTTGATTGGGAAGGATTTATATAGTCTTGGGGATGCTACTTAGGACAGCATGACAAACATGCATGAAGAGACCTTTCCAGCTAAGGTCCATTGCATTGTGATAGGGGCTGAGAGCTAAGTAATCAACTATAGCCAAATTCACTTTTAGTCGGATTTTTAGCTAGTTATCTTAAAAAACACAAACTTGTGCTATGATAAATTTAGCCTATGTCATTTCTCCTTGCTAAATTTGGCGAGCAAATTTGGTTCACCATTCCTTTCTTtcgtatttttttcaaatggaataGAGATAGATTTGaagagtttattttatgatcccTTTGAAAAGTCGcttgctaaaaataaaataatgaattttcTAATCAAAATTTAGCTAGAGAATAGCTAGATCACTAGAAATGATCTTACGGGAACAAACATCGAACCAAGATAGTTTCCAAGTTCAGTATGGAAGCAAATCACATATAATGTGGAAAGTAGGAGTGTAATCGGTCCGGTTgactttgtatattttttagaaccaAACCAGTATACACTGGTTTTAAAAGTTTAAGAATCGATATCGGACTAACTCACTATTGTAACCGGAActctcaatttttttagtttcggtccggtccgatctaGTTTTACGGATTACATATgttagtaataaaataatgtttatatatactaaactattaatctatttatattatagtagaagtatattattttataataattaacatatatatactagtataatatttaatttaactatagtctatataagttttaaactttttatatgagtatatatgatcaaatgtgtaaaattatatttacaaaaagaatatatatatatatattataacttattatacaaaaaatgtatttattattgatatatatatatatatatatatatatcaaaagtaagattatttttaaaattaaaattttatgttatattaatttatattataagattaaaatttatctgttatattaaaaattataaaattaatagacttgaataataagattaggatctcatattttattaattagcaatttagcatataatatatatataatataatataaaaaattatgaatatatataccggtctggtttagtttaaattagttttcaaaatatgaaaactggtACCGCGCCGATTTATGATAGATTTCTATTCTTAAGAATCGGTACTGCATCAGACCGCTTACAAACCGAACCTAATTCACCGGTTTGGTCCACTCTAgtttaaccctttttttttcacaccTAATGGAAAGACTCTCACATcaattagtattaaaaaaaaaagtgtttatatttcGCTTTTTTTCATAACCATCCAAGATTCCGACTTTATATCAAGTTTTGAATTCAGTACCTCTACTCTAATACATtgttagtatattatatattatagtataagtatattattttataataattaacacatactagtatatataatattgaatttaactaaagtctatataagttttagactttttatatgagtatatatgatcaaatctataaaaatgtatttgcaaaaataatatatattataacttattatgccaaaaatgaatttataattgatatatatatatatatcaaaagtaagtttatattaataacttaatagtaatgtttatgtttaagattaaaattttgtattatattaattttatattataagattaaaacttatatgttgtatcaaatattatattaaaaatgataagattaattttatgttatatcacatgttatagtaattttatgtaataagattaataaacttgaataataagattagaatctcaatctcatgttttattaattggtaatttagcatataatatatataataaattataaatatgtccaGTTCAATTTAAAAcggtttttaaaatatgaaaatcggcACTGCACTAATTTAAGACAGCTTTCTATTCTTAAGAACCGATGCCACGCCAGATCGTTTACAAATCTAACTTAACCCACCGGTATAGTCCAGTCCGATCCAGTTCAAcctatttttcagattttttttttacacccctaatggAAAGACTCTCGTGTCAATTAGTATaaagaaaagtatttgtgtttcgATTCTTTTGATAACCATCCAAGATTCCAACTTTATATCAAGTTTTGAAGTTAGTACCTCTACTTCAATATGATTTTAAACTATcacttatttcaaaaatttaaactaatagatgtaaatttaatcatttatattattatcttaACATTACATAAGAACTAGCAGAATTCCTTTCATTTTAGGCAATTGCATGCATTTGTCTCTCACAAACCAAATTTGGGAAAACTTCAGGAAATCATTTACTCATTTCACCTAACACTGCAACATTGAATAATGATACTAAACCAAATAGTCCAAGATCCCTGGCCATGACGCCAGATCCCAAACTAATATCTGTTAATGCTGCATTATTGCTGCAGCGTCACCAAGAGGCATCCAAACtaaaatacttcaattaaaaaacGTTCATTTTCTCTGTATATCCATGAAAGGAACAAGATTTCATGCTAATTACTGTACAATTATAAGTAAATTAATGACAAAAACAGCACTATGAATGAAGTATAGCCCTCAATAATCGAAAGCAAGAGTTCTAGTACACTAGTTTAGCTAATTTCGAGTCATTTTGGGCTTTCCATGAGAATTTTTATGGAGCAAGAGAAGCTTCTTGAACACCTTCATGATCGACAGCATGCCTGGCTTCCTAGTCAATGGCTTAACACTGCCCAATTCCACCATATCTCTGGAAGAAAAAGTATTGGATCTTGACGTAGAACTTCTTGACAACTCTTCATTGAAATATTCCTCCCACAACATGTCCATCTTCTCCTCTTCATCATCGTCGTTGTCGTTTTCGTTGTCGTCATCCTTCCCATCATTCACCTCTTTTCCACCATCCTCTGCACATGAGAAGCTCCCTCTTTGGCTGTTCTTGATTGGTTCTGGTGCAAAACAATCTTCCACATGTTCTTCATGGCTGCAAGAGTCTGGAGAGGCTGCCGGAGAGAGTTGCCACAACTGCGGCGAACCGATGCTGCATAGGAAGGCGTTCCCGATTATGGGGAAGCTGAAATCTTCTGTGGCCATGGCTCTTGATTTTGTATGTTATGGGGAGATGGGAATCACAAGGGTGTTGTGGGGTTGGAGTCCTGGTAATTGTTTCGAAAGTTTTAGTTCAGCTGCTTCAAAAAATTACATTCTAAATTTTAAAGTCCATTTATTTGAAGAAGAGGTTGGGGCCacttgttttatattttccttttcctgGTGAAGGTTTAGCATTTTTCAACTGATCCTtccaatttattaattattaggtAGTGTCGAAGTTTGATATATTATAGTCTTACTTTATTATAGACGtcattacaaattaataaataaagtaataCTATATGTAGTCGTAAAGtgcacaattattttaaaaaagagtgtggttcattattaaaaaaataatttattttttcacgtAAGTcccgtatttactcattttgtttaaaaaaattacttgatatTTGCGCACCccacgactgcaaatattatttatctgatatatatatatatatatatatatataataagaaaccTAATGATATGGTATTTTATGATAAAACGAGACTCCACATCATCTATATTATGAGATTTTACCTAATAATCAGCcacataagaaaattataatcctGTCATGGTAATAAAAATATCTGCTCTTGCCCATTGATAAAAGTGGAGGGATGTGTTTCATTGACTTCTATGTGGCAAAATTAGTGTAAAAAAGAGGATAATATTGAAAGGTGGAATTTAATAGGTATATATAGAGATATTGATTCTTGTCTCCTTAAATATGTTGACTAGGACAAAGGTTTGTAATGATTGTAACCATCATTTGCTTATTATACCAACTTACATATTGACATCTCAAGGGTAAATAT encodes the following:
- the LOC121242934 gene encoding uncharacterized protein LOC121242934, whose amino-acid sequence is MATEDFSFPIIGNAFLCSIGSPQLWQLSPAASPDSCSHEEHVEDCFAPEPIKNSQRGSFSCAEDGGKEVNDGKDDDNENDNDDDEEEKMDMLWEEYFNEELSRSSTSRSNTFSSRDMVELGSVKPLTRKPGMLSIMKVFKKLLLLHKNSHGKPKMTRN